The Watersipora subatra chromosome 7, tzWatSuba1.1, whole genome shotgun sequence genomic interval ATTCACCGTCATCAGCAAGGAAATTCGCAAAGGGAAATTGCAAAGGAGGAATATTGCTCTAAGAAAAgtgtatttacaacaatctgcaGATGGAAGGAACCTGGTCAAGTTGAAGAAATGGCTGGTAGGGGAAGAAAGAAGCTAGCAACAGATCGAGTAACCAGACGCCTAGTAAGAATTTCCTTGGTTGATAGACATCCAACCAGTCCTCTGCTAGCCAGTGAGTTAAAAGAATCCATAGGTACAGAGTTAGCACCATCAACTGTTTGCAAATCATTGAGAGATAATGGCTTACGAGGCTGTAAAGCTCGTAGAAAACCTTTGTCATCATCTCAGCAAAAAAAGGCTCGTCTACAATGGGCAAAAGATCATGTGAATTGGTCACCAGAAGACTGGAGAGCAGTATTATTCAG includes:
- the LOC137400848 gene encoding uncharacterized protein yields the protein MPQHLTKEKRAAIIHRHQQGNSQREIAKEEYCSKKSVFTTICRWKEPGQVEEMAGRGRKKLATDRVTRRLVRISLVDRHPTSPLLASELKESIGTELAPSTVCKSLRDNGLRGCKARRKPLSSSQQKKARLQWAKDHVNWSPEDWRAVLFSDESTFTVQNHSGNNYVRRRPGEEFKPECILPTIKHPTSLKVDQKNVDQKKVDQKKVDQKKVDQKKVDQKKVDQKKVDQKKVDQKKVDQKNVDQKKV